Proteins from a single region of Amblyomma americanum isolate KBUSLIRL-KWMA chromosome 10, ASM5285725v1, whole genome shotgun sequence:
- the LOC144106554 gene encoding endothelin-converting enzyme 2-like — MYRACMDTERMGSTDDTGMADLKAFMRERRIPWPGEPDASASPLGILLDLAFNWQTHFWFHVQTPAEFPLSEIERLTPSINSSEWLSEISLHLALWPDFGAGDHVLVEDTALLTTVDQLFAKYSRREMARHIAWFFVQVFAPLGNIELLKNKFGEFNRGISNRPVFCATEVEASYGVLIRLLFLEELITTKARSIVDRTLEDITESARERFATVASGSNSSGSNASAAAKSKLDKLRVSLWPPDSLLKWRALSEMYSSFAPAQESIARYWVHGHERLRQLSEQPQYAQALAQRANFLVPLIRYDYLRNVVSVSMATLQRPLFYLYGTPAMTHGGLGFTFAKELVKSLDSTGLMVDPSGRIDDSWVPAEWREHTAQRARCLPSGDDIFPEVPALRIAHDAFLRRRRREAGGTRLSPLWSDQQARPTFAAFNVTTANSGLSREFEVPPSVYSAVS, encoded by the exons ATGTACAGAGCCTGCATGGACACAGAGCGCATGGGTTCCACTGATGACACCGGCATGGCGGACCTCAAGGCGTTCATGCGGGAGCGCCGCATCCCGTGGCCCGGAGAGCCCGATGCCAGTGCGAGTCCATTGGGCATCCTCCTGGACTTGGCCTTCAACTGGCAGACGCATTTCTGGTTCCACGTACAG ACTCCGGCTGAATTCCCTCTGTCGGAGATCGAACGCCTGACGCCGAGTATCAACTCCTCTGAGTGGTTGTCCGAGATCAGCTTGCACTTGGCGTTGTGGCCCGATTTCGGTGCTGGTGACCACGTCCTGGTCGAGGACACAGCGCTTCTCACGACGGTCGACCAGCTCTTCGCCAAGTACAGCCGGCGCGAGATGGCGCGGCACATCGCGTGGTTCTTCGTGCAG GTGTTCGCCCCACTTGGTAACATCGAATTGCTAAAGAACAAGTTCGGCGAATTCAATCGCGGCATCAGCAATCGGCCGGTCTTCTGTGCCACCGAGGTTGAAGCATCCTACGGCGTGCTGATCAGGTTGCTGTTCCTGGAAGAACTCATCACGACAAAG GCCCGCTCCATTGTGGACCGCACTCTGGAGGACATCACAGAGTCGGCCAGGGAAAGGTTCGCCACAGTAGCCTCGGGTAGCAATTCGTCGGGTTCCAACGCTTCTGCCGCCGCCAAGAGCAAGCTGGACAAGCTTCGCGTCTCTCTGTGGCCTCCCGACTCGCTGCTGAAGTGGCGTGCCCTCAGCGAGATGTACAGCAGCTTCGCTCCCGCACAGGAGTCGATTGCCCGCTACTGGGTGCACGGCCACGAGCGCCTGAGGCAGCTCTCAGAGCAACCGCAAtacgctcaagcgctggcgcagcGAGCGAACTTCCTCGTGCCATTGATCCGCTACGACTACCTCCGCAACGTTGTGTCCGTGTCCATGGCGACGCTGCAAAGGCCACTGTTCTACCTCTACGGAACGCCCGCCATGACACATGGTGGCCTGGGATTCACATTCGCCAAGGAGCTGGTCAAGTCTTTGGACAGCACGGGGCTCATG GTGGATCCGTCCGGCCGCATCGATGATTCGTGGGTGCCGGCCGAGTGGCGCGAGCACACAGCGCAGAGGGCTCGCTGCCTTCCCTCCGGCGACGACATCTTCCCGGAGGTGCCCGCACTGCGCATCGCCCACGATGCGTTCCTGCGGCGCCGCCGTCGAGAGGCGGGTGGCACGCGCCTCTCCCCGCTCTGGTCCGACCAACAGGCACGCCCTACATTTGCCGCTTTCAATGTGACAACCGCCAATTCAGGACTTTCTCGAGAGTTTGAAGTACCACCATCGGTTTATTCCGCCGTTAGTTAA